A portion of the Saimiri boliviensis isolate mSaiBol1 chromosome 1, mSaiBol1.pri, whole genome shotgun sequence genome contains these proteins:
- the IL3 gene encoding interleukin-3 yields the protein MSHLLILLLLLLVSPGLQAAPIQTTPLKTTQVNCSNLREEIVTLLNQPPLPSSNFSNLNWEDQRILMKPNLRRPNLKAFQKAIKSLQNATAIESNLKDLSLCLPTATDAPTQHPIRIKDGDWNDFRVKLKFYLKF from the exons ATGAGCCACCTGCTCATCCTGCTCCTCCTACTCCTGGTCAGCCCCGGACTTCAAGCTGCCCCAATCCAGACAACGCCCTTGAAGACAACTCAGGTTAACTGCTCTAACTTGAGGGAGGAAATTGTGACACTCCTAAACCAGCCACCTTTGCCTTCATCA AACTTCAGCAACTTAAACTGGGAAGACCAACGCATTCTGATG AAACCAAACCTTCGAAGGCCAAACCTGAAAGCATTCCAGAAGGCCATCAAGAGTttacagaatgcaacagcaattGAGAGCAATCTTAAG GATCTCTCACTATGCCTGCCCACGGCCACGGATGCACCAACG CAACATCCAATCCGTATCAAGGACGGTGACTGGAATGACTTCCGGGTGAAACTGAAGTTCTATTTGAAGTTCTAA